DNA from Calditrichota bacterium:
CGGTATTCCGCGAGTTCTACAGCGAGCGTGAGGTGGTGATGGAGGAACTGCGCCTCCGGTCCAACGACCCCGATTCGCGCATCTATCTGGCGACCATCACGGCGGCTTTCTCGGAGCATCCTTATGGCCGCCCGGTGATCGGTCTCATGTCGGACATCCGCTCGACCCTCCTCTCCGATATGGAGGATCACTTCTATCGCTACTATGCGCCGAACAACTGCCAGATGACGATCGTCGGCGATGTGAAGGCAGAGGAGGTCTTCCGATTGGCAAAGGCTAATTTCGGCAAGTGGAAGTCATCGCAGGTGGCTCAGGAGATCACGATGCTCGAGCCGCCGCAGGAGGGAGAACGTCGCATCGAGGTTGAATACGACGCCGAACCGCAGTTGATGATCGCCTGGCACCGCCCCGCGGCACCCCATCCCGATGCCTATGCGTTAGGGATGCTGCAGCAGATCCTCTCGATGGGGGCGACCTCGCGGTTCTATCGCAACATCTTTGTAGGCAAAGGCCTGACAGCGGGTTCTCCGGGCTGTTGGGACGGGCCGGACGACCGCTATCCCAACCTGACCATGATCGCCGCCACACCCAAGGCGCCGCACACGCTGCAGGCGGTTGAGGAGGCGATCTATGAGGAGATTGAGAAACTGAAGATGGAAATGGTCTCGGATCGCGAACTGGAACGGGCTCGCAATCGGCTCCGGAAGTGGGAGTTGAGTCGGATGAAATCAAACCAATGGCTGGCTTTCTCAGTTTCCGGGCAGTTCGTCAACCGGGGCGACTGGCGCACCATGGCCGAGGACTACGACCGCTTGATGCAGGTTACGTCGGAAGACATTCAGCGCGTCGCCAAGACCTATTTCACCAAGACAAACCGCACCGTGGCTTACCTTGTGAAGCCGGCCACCGAAACCGTTGAGGAGGGACAATAATGACGAATATGATGAAATCAAGTCTCTGCCGTCGGATGCTTTTTCCGATGCTGGCGCTGTTCCTGCTTGCCGGAGGCTACGCCCAAGCAGCCAAGCCGAAAGCCTGGACCGATCTCAAGGTGCCGGCGCTCGAGTGGAAGATGCCGGAATACCAATCCTTCAACCTGCCCAACGGTATCGCCGGATTCTGCGTCGAAGACCGTGAAGTGCCTATCGTTGACTTCAGCATTCAGTTCACGTCACCCTCCGATCCTGCCGATAAGGCAGGTCTGGCAGACATCACCACCTGGACGCTGCGGCAGGGCGGATCGACCAACATCCCGGCCGACAG
Protein-coding regions in this window:
- a CDS encoding insulinase family protein, which codes for MNLITLLLFMSALLSGPFAATSDSPRIEDRARETTLDNGMKIVVIERPTAPVFFSLISFRVGSSHEQTDRTGLSHFLEHMLFKGTKSVGTSNFKAEAPIMQKLEALARQMRELQVALKAWRYDPFNDHAVRVKADLPPEVRERVGTSEAAGWRAVLEVLPTVHAELPEEWRRAPWMLTEKGTDYWAKFRQILTIRAEVHELLAEQKRYITESEPLDGIYDMHGSATHNAFTACDQTTYMVGLPANCLELYMFLEGDRFQNPVFREFYSEREVVMEELRLRSNDPDSRIYLATITAAFSEHPYGRPVIGLMSDIRSTLLSDMEDHFYRYYAPNNCQMTIVGDVKAEEVFRLAKANFGKWKSSQVAQEITMLEPPQEGERRIEVEYDAEPQLMIAWHRPAAPHPDAYALGMLQQILSMGATSRFYRNIFVGKGLTAGSPGCWDGPDDRYPNLTMIAATPKAPHTLQAVEEAIYEEIEKLKMEMVSDRELERARNRLRKWELSRMKSNQWLAFSVSGQFVNRGDWRTMAEDYDRLMQVTSEDIQRVAKTYFTKTNRTVAYLVKPATETVEEGQ